Proteins from one Sabethes cyaneus chromosome 2, idSabCyanKW18_F2, whole genome shotgun sequence genomic window:
- the LOC128738915 gene encoding protein zer-1 homolog, which yields MLGRVRLKEDGIMDEELPTLLETTFRYLAKNLHVICTVDAVTHQFELKDDTVIPNEICDRFLRYQQDCGQDINDRFIQIFRDTEKTPLRNIRLRNSTITNEGMRILLRHKLNSLSMWYCNKITTASWNILIENCKQLRSLELGRFVDMLKHSEPNEKTPIDFQLVLPQLRQLILNGVVLQPSIQFGHLSELTYLDLTACIFAEFSLKALVELPNLKALILFNVWPLDHEFPTLCKLKNLQTLDLSVSRANVDGNYLTPNKLLSSIVENLPLLRHLDISGTNLAGDGVATETNNTTKSSDIPGLTSRADRPLDFLGLYYTAHSACKWHDIPAIKIAGEATEEQILVAASVYQDRHELLTKVLNDLYHLLRFETCKQIHKALDVVLSAMDKHIRVKNIQISGSATLFYIVKGRNKIQFGVPLKNHIIHTLLNGMSTHLTDDTMMRNGCLTLCQFNIPQDVLFEYERLVRILLHGVSYREQEGFVQRIAIYLLNSLACQVDGSQKMFLGDLGAISTMLNLISDRLSRKIFDDVMEVAWSTMWNVTDETAKNCERFLDGRGMEYFLGCLKLFPEKDDLLRNMMGLLGNVAEVKDLRPRLMTPEFITEFADLLDSSSDGIEVSYNAAGVLAHIASDGEAAWTIPVPTRDRVLVRMVEAIERWDLSAERNINYRSFEPILGLIRCYHTPACQHWAVWALANLTKVYPTKYCRLVERERGVDLLQALIDHPQPYHRLKELAQMVLTHCRNFNDQIDQCRKMELDG from the exons ATTCTTGCGCTACCAGCAGGACTGCGGCCAAGATATTAATGATCGTTTCATACAGATTTTCCGTGATACGGAAAAGACACCGTTGCGTAACATTCGGCTGCGAAATAGTACGATTACCAATGAGGGAATGCGAATCCTGTTGCGACACAAACTCAACTCTTTATCAATGTGGTATTGCAACAAGATTACAACTGCCTCGTGGAACATTCTCATCGAAAACTGCAAGCAGTTACGTTCGCTAGAGTTGGGTCGCTTTGTCGATATGCTGAAACACAGCGAACCGAATGAGAAGACACCGATTGATTTTCAACTGGTTTTACCCCAACTAAGGCAGCTCATCCTTAACGGAGTTGTTTTGCAACCGTCAATTCAGTTTGG TCACTTATCTGAGTTGACTTATCTGGATTTAACAGCATGTATATTTGCTGAATTCAGTTTAAAAGCACTAGTCGAATTGCCGAATCTTAAAGCCCTCATACTTTTCAACGTCTGGCCGTTGGACCACGAGTTCCCAACACTGTGTAAATTGAAGAATCTGCAAACCCTAGATCTGTCGGTATCCAGAGCCAATGTTGATGGAAACTACCTAACCCCTAATAAG TTGTTGTCGAGTATAGTGGAAAATCTACCACTTCTACGACATCTTGATATATCCGGTACAAATCTTGCCGGTGATGGAGTAGCAACAGAGACAAACAACACTACCAAAAGCTCGGATATTCCAGGATTAACTAGTCGTGCGGATCGGCCTTTGGATTTTCTTGGGTTGTATTATACAGCACATTCGGCATGCAAATGGCATGATATTCCAGCTATAAAG ATTGCTGGAGAAGCTACGGAAGAACAAATTCTGGTAGCTGCATCCGTTTATCAGGATCGACACGAACTTCTGACTAAGGTACTAAATGATCTCTACCACCTGCTGCGGTTTGAAACCTGCAAGCAAATTCACAAAGCGTTAGATGTAGTGTTGTCTGCCATGGATAAACATATTCGAGTGAAGAATATACAGATCAGCGGAAG TGCCACATTATTTTATATCGTAAAAGGACGTAACAAGATTCAGTTTGGTGTTCCGTTGAAAAATCATATTATTCATACGCTATTAAATGGAATGTCGACACATTTGACTGATGATACAATGATGCGGAATGGTTGCCTCACCCTGTGTCAATTTAACATACCACAGGATGTG TTATTCGAATACGAAAGGTTAGTCCGCATTTTATTACATGGTGTGTCCTACCGCGAACAAGAAGGTTTTGTACAGCGAATCGCTATCTATCTATTGAATTCGCTCGCATGCCAGGTGGACGGAAGtcaaaaaatgtttcttggagaTTTGGGTGCCATATCG ACAATGCTCAATCTGATTAGCGATCGACTATCGCGTAAAATTTTCGACGATGTGATGGAGGTTGCTTGGTCCACAATGTGGAATGTGACAGACGAAACAGCAAAAAATTGCGAACGATTTCTCGACGGTCGTGGAATGGAGTACTTTTTAGGATGTTTGAAA CTGTTTCCAGAGAAGGACGATCTTTTGCGCAATATGATGGGTTTGTTGGGAAATGTTGCAGAAGTGAAGGATCTGAGACCTCGCCTAATGACACCGGAATTTATAACGGAGTTTGCAGATTTGCTGGATTCTTCCAGCGACGGAATTGAG GTCAGCTACAATGCCGCTGGTGTGCTGGCGCACATTGCATCTGATGGAGAAGCGGCTTGGACTATTCCTGTGCCTACCCGTGATCGTGTTTTGGTACGCATGGTGGAAGCAATCGAGCGGTGGGACTTATCAGCCGAGCGGAACATAAACTACCGCAGCTTTGAGCCGATTCTTGGTTTGATCCGTTGCTATCATACCCCCGCTTGCCAGCACTGGGCTGTTTGGGCACTAGCAAATTTAACCAAA GTTTATCCCACTAAATATTGCCGATTGGTAGAGCGCGAACGGGGTGTCGATTTGCTTCAAGCTTTGATAGATCATCCCCAACCGTATCATCGACTCAAAGAATTGGCACAAATGGTTTTGACGCATTGCAGAAATTTCAACGATCAGATCGATCAGTGCCGTAAAATGGAACTGGATGGTTAG